From one Mobula birostris isolate sMobBir1 chromosome 20, sMobBir1.hap1, whole genome shotgun sequence genomic stretch:
- the LOC140185343 gene encoding probable G-protein coupled receptor 139, protein MLVRYESVEKILYVFIAVIGVPANLVAIVILSRGKCGLSTCTTRYLVAMAAADLLTIVTEVILYRIRLYYFPWSFLGITPVCSVIEVLTFSATDCSVWFTVTFTFDRFVAICCQKLKTKYCTGKTAAVVLTLTGVLSCQRHVPRYFTQEPSVIIDNVPWFCKLMDKYFTDPGWVVYDWFDTVLTSFLPFAAILLLNALTVRHILVASRVRKGLKGQSKGENRSDPEMESRRRSVVLLFTLSGNFILLWMTLVVNFIYYQISGKGYDFNDSEWIFYLVGYLLRNLSCCTNTFIYAVTQSKFREQLISAVKYPVTSMLRFINKAAS, encoded by the exons ATGTTAGTTAGATACGagagtgtggagaaaatattgtacgtgttcattgccgtcattggagttcctg cgaatttagtggcgattgtgatcctgtcccggggaaagtgcggtctctctacctgcaccactcgctacctggtggccatggcagcggcggatctactgaccattGTCACCGAGGTCATTTTGTATCGAATCAGATTGTATTATTTCCCGTGGAGTTTTCTGGGCATCACCCCGGTGTGCAGTGTTATCGAAGTACTGACGTTCTCCGCCactgactgttctgtctggttcaccgtcactttcacttTTGATCGttttgtcgccatttgctgccagaagctgaagacaaaatattgcaccgggaaaactgcggctgtggttctaacaCTAACCGGAGTACTGTCCTGTCAGAGACATGTTCCCCGATACTTCACGCAGGAACCCAGCGTGATCATCGACAATGTACCGTGGTTCTGTAAACTCATGGACAAGTATTTCACTGACCCCGGGTGGGTAGTATACGATTGGTTCGATACGGTTTTAACTTCGTTCCTCCCTTTCGCTGCGATCCTgttgctcaacgctctgacagtcagacacattttggtggccagtcgggtccgtaaggggctgaagggtcagagcaagggagagaaccgcagtgacccggagatggagagcaggaggaggtctgtggttttactcttcaccctctccggcaacttcatcctcctgtggatgacaCTGGTTGTAAATTTCATATATTATCAGATCTCAGGAAAAGGATACGATTTCAATGATTCGGAATGGATCTTCTATCTTGTCGGCTATTTGCTGAGGAATCTCAGCTGCTGcacgaacacatttatttacgcggtgactcagtcgaaattcagggagcagctGATCAGCGCGGTGAAATATCCGGTCACCTCGATGCTACGGTTCATTAACAAAGCCGCGTCCTGA